CTGAGCAACTCGAAAACTGTCCTCCCTCCTGCAGCCATTCCGTCCACAAACTACGAATCCTGTAACGATATTCACGCCGTGTTTTGCTTCAGTTGCCAGAGCTTCACCTACATTTCAAGGTTTATTATTGCACTACCCTACTTAAATCGATACTTAAAGTGCTGTTGCTTGTGTCAGAGTTAAGAAGTAGCCAATTGCATAACTGCTTCCGCCTGTTTGAGTTGATTGACAGACGAAGTCATTCTGCTGTAAAGTGGCAGTATGAAATGAATACGGCACTCGGGAAAAGGGAATtattgaataaaaacattttgaaataaagtcTTCAGGATTTAAAATGCAGATGTAATAATTAGTATTACTATGAAAATAATCATCAATAATGAGCAGATTGTACAGCATTATGAaacatattttataataataagcttaatttgtaaaaatgtttgtgattatttataATTTCATGGTCAGTTTAAATAATTGTCTCTCTTTCATAATGtcttattaattaattttatattGAACACTTTGGAGTTCCATATACTGACTTCctgcaaatgtttgttttgggcaacaaaaaataacaaacattcattttatttaatattttaaaatcacagtaatCTTTAAATTCagaactaaaataaaacaagtaacacaaataaaatacacttaaataaaatattatttattttcccaAGCCTtaactacagtataaaaatGAAGCATAATAATTGAGAATTGTAGACTAGAAAACTTCAATTGAAAATTGAGGAGCTGATATAGAATGAGTATGTGAAATCTAATTTCTAGGTGTGATATTTGATGATAGAGATTACCAGGAAAACCTATCTGGTGGAATTCAATGAAAGAAATTAACTTGAGGGGGACAGTTAAATTTAAAAATTCATGCAATATGTATAACCAAAAAGATTGTATATTTCAGGAATGGAAATTAGTTttcaaagaggaagagaagcatataagcatttttttaaacatatttaaaggTTTGATcttgggtttgattcccagaggcggaccaggtgcctttctgtgtagagTTTGTATATTCTCCCCATGTTGGCGTGGGTTTTCtacgggttctccggcttcctcccacggtccaaaaacatgcgttaggTTGATTGATCCTctaggtgtgagtgtgggtgtgaatggttgtttgtatatgtgtggccctgtgatggactggcaacctgtccaaggtgtaccccgcctctcgcccatagccagctgagATAGCCTCCCCCCCTGCGACCCTACGTACGTGCGGAATacagatggatggattgatggaATCATCAGCCACTATCATCAAGATAGTGAACAAATGTGGTAACAAGACATCTACTAATAGTGATggcatcaccatggcaactgtTAAGTGGATAATTGAGGGAATTTGCAAAGAGTGAAATGGCAAAGGTTATGCCACTGTATAAATCTGATGATCAGGGAGTGGTGCActaatattaacattctgtaatgGTTCGCTTTTTTGATGTGTGAGATCATGTGTATTGCTATTTCAACTGCTTGTACAAGTTtgaaagaataataataaaaaaaactgcctaATCACCAATGATCATGACGCAAagtacagaggacttactcaggACTTTGGGAACTGATGCCAGCGGAaacacctcctgatcaatggaggaaaacaaaggagatggtggtggattttcgCAGacggcagtctgctgtcatcccaccaaAGCACATCAAGGTCCTGGCTAAaatcacatccatcctggaccaggactctcacccagtGGAGGACTCACTGCTCtcgagagcagcttcagtagtgGACTGATTTCAGAGGTTTCACAggtctttcctacctgctgatTTAAGACTGTATAATCAGCACTGTTAGCTGCCTCCCCGTCCATAACttacccactgcatcagtggttatgtagGAAAATTTTCAATATTTATATACTCATACAATATGCAACAACCCCTCCCATTACTCCATACTCAATCTACCCTTCTGTATATTGTTGaactgtgccaacacaacttGACTTTTAATTCTTGTTGCTGTATAGTTCTCCACTGTATCatgctttgtgctgttgtgtgacacaATTACCCCGCTGTGAGACTATTAAAAGGTTGTCTTATAATCAAGGGGACACTTGTGATATATACCAGAATATGTTTAATATGTGTCACTTAATATGTATGTCATTGGAAAGAAGTTTATGAGCTTGGTAGAcaacacaaatttaaaaaactTTAATCCACCTGAAAAAACAATGCACTTGTAGTGTGAAACGATGCTTCAGCAGCTGTAAACCTCTATAAAATGTCTGCACATTATGATGATTATGATcaaatgaagcagaacaaaatTACAAAGTATTTTTAGTGCAAACAGTCAACAGAAATCTTTACTAAATGTACAGAAATTAAAGATATATTAAAATAAGACTGTAAATATCTGAACATACCACTCTAAATTTGAACTGAACACCACAAAGGATAGATATAGGAACAGCTTGAACAGTTAATGCCGAACCCAAAAATAATGAGAGGCAGAGGACAAACTCACACCTTCTGCGATAGGCTGAAGTTTTCCCTCTTGGCTCCCCAACAGCTTCACACCTCTTGCTGTGTTTCCTCGTTTGCGTTCCAATACCTTTATAAAAGGCTGGCATGCAAGTTGTTTTTGGTGTTGCAGGTGGGTAGGGGATCTGCAGAGCCTTCAGCAAAGTCCAACATCTCCTGTATGAGCTGCTCTCTGAAAGCTTTGTGGGAGAGGGGCTCTTCCTGGTTGGGGTCCTGTCTGTGCTTGAGCAGCTCCTTGTGAAGAATGTAACTGTTCACCACAGCAATGtccaaaaagtaaaaaaaaaacactttatacTACTTTGTGGTTTCATTGCAAACGGCATTGAAGCCTGGGAGTGCATCGGACATATTTAAACCACCCATATTCCTATTGTAGTCAAAAATGGAGTCTGGAGCAGGGATGAGTTTATTTGTCCAAACACCAGCCTCCTTCACGTTCCTCCTGATCGTCTGATTGCTGTAAGCTTTATGGATTGTGGAACACATTGTCACCTTTTTAGTGTCCATCCAGTTCACAAACAGCAATTCACCACGTCGTATCCAGCGAATGTCCCCTTTCTCAGCTTTTTTGGCTAGATCATTTATTTGGGTCTGTGGAAAGCCAATGCAGCTTGTACTGGTCATCCCACAGCAGCCAATCTTCTTCTTATACAAGTCTGTGAACACAGTAGTCCTTGTGTAAAGGTTGTCTATATACAACCTGTAGCCGGTGCCAAGGGTTTGAAGAGGCAACAAGTCCATCACATAAGAATAACTTAAACCATTAGTGGTTGTAGTAGAGGACTGTCTTTTGCCCGTGTCGACAAAAAAGTTCCATGTGTAGCCTGTGGATGAATCCACCAGCACAAAAAGTTTGTATCCCCACTTGGTGGACTTGCCCTTTAGGTATGGTTTCACGCTGACTGGTGCCTTGCGTGCCGCCATCCGCTCATCAATTGAAATATTTTGTGATGGCTGGAAATTAGCCTTGCAGGCTTTCACCGGCTCACTGTAGagtggctttattttgaaaagcatgTCGTGCCCACCACTgattcttttattttcattttcttcatcctcatctgggTCACTTAAATGAAGTGACCACATGATGGCTTCAAAGCGGGCACGTGACATCTTCTCCCTGGGGAAAGAGAAGTTGTATGGAAACTGCTGCCTCCAATAATCTGACCTGTGATGTAAAGGCACAAGGCTAGTGAAAATGACTACGGACATGAAAATGTAGAAGTCATTGGTTGTCAGAGTTTGCCATTTGTACCCCATGTCAGGTTTTTTGCTGCGTTTGCATTTGTGTTGTCAACTATCTTTTGAATTActgaagcagagaaaaacagtTGGAATAGACTGAGGGGAGACCAAGATTTCATGGTATCAAATGTGGGACCAGGGGTTCTGGCTGGCATGAACCTCAGAGGGTCAGGAGCAATGTCCATCTCCTCTCGATTATGCCACCTGTCCTCTCCAGCGTCAGTGGAAGTCTCCTTTACTTTTTGCTTCTTGTTTCCAGCTGTAGTAGAATCTTCCAGGGAGACTCTCTTTCTCTTAGTGGTGGGAGAAGAGGCAGATGAGCTGGATGGTTCCTCATCACTGTGAACACAAATGTGGAAGAAAGATCAATATATTTACTACTAAAATTCAAACTATGAAAACCTACATAAACATAATGCATCCACATGCAGTAATTGACAATATGAAGTGAGTCTAACATCCCACAGTTGCAGCAGTAGTTCTTTGACCTCACACCTTATGCAATAGGCTACAGTTTTCCGTCATGGCTCCCCAGGAGCTTCACACCTTCTGCAGTGCTTCCTCATTTGCGTTTCTTTACCTTAATAAAAGGCTGGCAAGCCTATGCTGAGCTTCCAGTAAACTCAACATCTGCTCAGGAACCAGCTCATATAGGAGCGAACTCCCTCTTTACTACAAAGCTGACAAAACATCAGAGCGCACCTATTGTTGTTACGGACCAATAAAcctataaatgaataaaatgacatACCGGTCCTTGTccgttaaactcgggtcctgttCGGTTAAAcccgggtcctgctgctcctccttttggctagtggaccggtcctgctcggATAAACTCGGGTCCTGTTCGGTTAAACCCGGGTCCTGCTGCACCTCCTTTATTGGGCtagtggaccggtcctgctGGGATAAGCTCgggttctgctgctcctcctttatttcgctagtggaccggtcctgctgttcctcctttaTTTCGCCAGTGGACCAGTGCTGCTCAGTTAAACTCATGTCATGttgctcctcctttattccgctaatggaccggtcctgctcggtTAAAGTCGGGTCATGCTGCTCCATATTGTTCTGGTCTTGATAAAAATCCAAGTTCTCATCTTTCAGTTCAATTTTGTAGTGATCCATGTCGGACCTGGTCGCAGTTCTCTGTTAAAAGTGTGGCCTCTGGGATGAAGGAACAAAGATCTCGTGAAACTTTTACCTTTTGAAtggcttcttttcttcttcagtgGTGTTTTACGTCTCTGGCCTCGGTtcattaccgccacctatcaCAGTCCATCTCCTCCTATTGACAGTCATGTGTGAATAACGCAGCAGTACGGTGGTGGCttactgatttc
Above is a window of Betta splendens chromosome 9, fBetSpl5.4, whole genome shotgun sequence DNA encoding:
- the LOC114861382 gene encoding uncharacterized protein LOC114861382, which encodes MDHYKIELKDENLDFYQDQNNMEQHDPTLTEQDRSISGIKEEQHDMSLTEQHWSTGEIKEEQQDRSTSEIKEEQQNPSLSQQDRSTSPIKEVQQDPGLTEQDPSLSEQDRSTSQKEEQQDPGLTEQDPSLTDKDRDEEPSSSSASSPTTKRKRVSLEDSTTAGNKKQKVKETSTDAGEDRWHNREEMDIAPDPLRFMPARTPGPTFDTMKSWSPLSLFQLFFSASVIQKIVDNTNANAAKNLTWGTNGKL